The genomic segment ACGGTGCTGGTCGCGGCCTTCTTCCTCGTCTTCTACCGCACCAATGTCGGCAAGCTCATCCAGGCCGTCTACCAGACCGAGCGCGGCGCGGCGCTGATCGGCGTCAATGTCGCCCGCTTCCATGCGGTCATGTGGGGCGTGGCCGCCGCCATGGGCGCCATTGGCGGCATCCTCATCGCGCCGGTCACCCTGCTCTATCCCGATATGGGAGCGAACCTCCTCATCCATTCCTTCGCGGCCATGACGCTCGGCGGCTTCGGCTCGCTCGGCGGGGCGATCGTGGGCGGCCTCCTGCTCGGCATCTCCGAACAGCTTCTGGGCGCCTATGTCTCGACCGCGCTGATCGACGTGACCGCCTATATCGTCATCATCGCCGTCCTCGTCATCCGCCCCGTCGGCCTGTTCGGCCGGCAGGCCGTGGTCAAGGTGTGAGCGCGCCCATGACGGACACCGACACATCCCCCTTGAACGCGACACGCAAGCCGGCCTCGCCGGAGCGCGGGGACGCCCATCGCTGGCTCTTCTATCTGGTGCCGGTCGCCGCCCTCGCCGTGCCGTTCCTGTTCAACGACTATCTGCAATATGTCGCGAACCTCATGCTGGTCTACGTGCTGGTCGCGGTCGGCTTCAACATCGTGCTCGGCAATCTGGGCCAGCTCGCCTTCGCCAATACGGCCTTCTTCGGCATGGGCGCCTATGCGACCGGGCTCCTGATGGCGAAGCTCGCCGTGCCGTTCTGGATCGCCATATGGGCGGGCGGGCTTGCCGGCGCGCTGGCCGGCTTCCTCGCCTCCGCCGCCGCCCTGCGCGGTATCCGCATGTATTATCTGGCGATCATGACGCTGGCCTTCGGCGAGCTCATGCGCTGGACCTACATCCATGCGGAAGCGGTCACGGAAGGCTCCTCCGGCCTCGGCGTGCCCACGGCGACCGTCTTCGGCATCCCGCTCGACACCGAGGCCGCCCGCTTCTACGTCTTCCTGGCCATCGTGACCCTGGTGGTCAAGGCGACCGCCAACCTGCTGCGCTCGCGCGTGGGCCGCGCCTTCCAGGCCATCAAGGACAACGAGCTGGCCACCGCCGCGCTCGGCATTCCGACGAGCCGCTACGTGATCCTCGCCTTCGTGTGGAGCGGCGCGGTGGTCGGCATCGCCGGCGGCATGTTCGCCATAGCGCTCGGCCGGGTCGTGCCGGAGAGCTTCAACCTCCTGGAGCTCATCATGCATTTCGCCATGGTCATGGTCGGCGGCGTCGGCTCGCTTGCCGGCAGCGTGCTCGGCGGCGTGGTCATCACCGCCGCCCCGGAGCTGTTCCGCAGCTATCCGGGCATGCAGGAGCTGTTCCTCGCCGTGCTCATCGCCTTCGTCCTCCTGTTCATGCCCAGGGGGCTCGCGAGCCTTCTGGCGCGCGTCTCGCCGCTGTTCCGCGAGCGGTTCTACCGGGAGTGAGACATGCTTGAAGTCCGCGACCTCTCCGTCCAGTTCTCCGGCCTGAAGGCGCTCACCGACGTCTCGCTCGACGTCGCCCCCGGCGAGGTGAAGGCGCTGATCGGACCGAACGGGGCGGGCAAGACCACGCTGTTCAACGCCATTACCGGCTATGTGCGCCCCACATCGGGCCGCGTCGCGCTCAATGGCGAGGAAATCCAGGCGCTCACCGCCCACGAGATCGCCGCCAAGGGTGTGAGCCGCACCTTCCAGAATGGCGGGCTGTTCGGCGAGATGACGGTGCTGGAGAACGTGCTGACCGGCCTTCACGCGGAAATCCCCGCCGGCGTCCTCGGCACACTTCTCGGCCTGTCGTCCGCACGCCGGGCCGAGCGCGAGGCGGTCGCCCGCGCCCGCCGGCTGCTCGACCTCATGGATATCGCCCACATGGCCGACCAGCCGGTCAGGGACCTCTCCGGCGGCCAGCAGCGCATGGTGGAGATCGTGCGCGCGCTCGCCACCGAACCGCCGCTCCTCATGCTGGACGAGCCCGCCGTCGGGCTCGCCCCGCCGGTGCGCACCCAGCTCATGGAGATCGTGCGCCGGCTCGCCGGCGAGGAAGGCGTCGGCATCGTGCTCATCGAGCACGCCATCGACCTCGTCATGAAGGGCGCCGACCGCATCGTCGTGCTGGCCGCGGGCCAAGTGATCGCGGAAGGCACGCCCGACGAGGTGCGCCAAAACCAGGACGTGCTGGAGGCATATCTCGGCCATGCGTGAGACCGTTCTGACCGTTGCCGGCCTTAAGGTGACCTATGGCAAGAAGGAAATCCTGCGCGGCGTGGACTTCACGGTCGCGCGCGGCGAGGTCGTCACCCTGCTCGGCGCCAATGGCAGCGGCAAGTCGAGCTCGCTCAACGCCATCACCGGCTTCGTGAAGCCCGTGGGCGGCAGCGTGACGCTCGAGGGAACCGACATCGCCGGCCTGCCGCCGCACCGCACCTTCGCGCACGGCGTCGTGCAGGTGTCGCAGGCCCGAGACATCTTCCCCGACATGGCCGTGGAGGACAATCTGCGCCTCGGCGCCCTCCTGAGGCGGGAGGTCCGGGCGGCAGACGAGCTCGAGCGGGTCTATTCCTACTTCCCGCGCCTGAAGGAGCGCCGCCGCCAGCATGCGCGCACCCTGTCCGGCGGCGAGCAGCAGATGCTGGCGGTCGGGCGCGCGCTGATGAGCCGGCCGAAGATCATGCTGCTCGACGAACCCTCCGGCGGCCTCTCCCCGCAATTCGTGAACGAGGTGGCGGAGATCATGCTGAAGCTCAAGGGCGACGGTGTGCCCATGCTCATCGTGGAGCAGAACCTCCATCTGGCGTTCGCCGCCGCCGACCGCTTCATCATCCTGCGCGACGGCGAGATCCTCGAGGGCGGGCGCGTCGACGCGCTGCCGGAGAACCACGAGGACATCGTGCGCACCATCTACCTCTAGGGCTCCCGCCCTCCGCAGTCCCTCCGACAAGCCAAGGAAAACGCTTCATGACCGCCGCCAGCCTGCACGACGACGCCATCGTCATAGACGGCCTGATCATCTCCAACTGGAGCCGCGACGTCTTCGAGGACATGCGCCGCGGCGGGCTGACCGCCGCCAATTGCACCTGCTCGGTCTGGGAGGGCTTCACCGACACCATGCGCAATATCGCGCGCTGGAAGGAATGGTTCCGCGCCCATGGCGACCTGATCTGCCAGGTCCGCACGACAGACGATATCCGCCGCGCCAAAGAGGACGGCCGGACCGGCATCATACTGGGTTTCCAGAACGTCTCCGCCTTCGAGGACGATCTCGGCTATATCGAGCTGTTCAAGGATGTCGGCGTCGGCATCGTGCAGATGGCCTACAACACGCAGAACTTCGTCGGATCGGGCTGCTACGAGACGCGCGACAGCGGGCTGTCCGATTTCGGCCGCGAGGTGGTCGCGGAGATGAACCGCGTCGGCATTCTCTGCGATCTCTCCCATGTCGGCAGCCGCACCTCGCGCGAGGTGATCGAGGCGTCGGAGAAACCCGTCGCCTATTCCCACTGCCTGCCGGCGGGGCTGAAGGCGCATCCGCGCAACAAGACGGACGAGGAGCTGCGCTTCATCGCCGAGCGCGGCGGCTTCGTGGGCGTGACCATGTTCCCGCCCTTCCTGCCCAAGGGTCCGGACTCCACCGTCGACGACTATGTCGCCGCGATCGACTATGTGACGAACATCGTCGGCGAGGACGCCGTCGGCGTCGGCACGGACTTCACGCAAGGCCAGCCGCCCGAATTCTACGACTGGCTCGTCCACGACAAGGGCCGCGCCCGCAAGCTCACCGATTTCGGCACGATCAGGAATCCGGACGGCATCGCCACCATCGGCGACTTCCCGAACCTCACCGCCGCCATGGAGCGCGCCGGCTGGCCGGAGCGCCGCATCCGCGGCGTCATGGGCGAGAACTGGCTGAGACTCCTGGGCGACGTCTGGGGCTGACCCCCCCCGTTCGCTCGGGCGGAAGGCGCCCCCGGAGGGCCTCAGTAGTCCCATTCCACGCCGATGCCGACCTTGCTCGAGCCGTCCGAGCCGACCTCGCCGCGGGCCTTGATGGTCCGGGTGAGGTTCAGGTCGATGACGGCGCGGCTGGAGCCGGCGGTCGTGCCCTGCTGCACGCCGACATAGAGATTGTCGTCGATATAGCGGCCCGCGGAGACGGCGGCTCCGCCCTCTTCCGTCGAGGTCACGTCGAGCACGTCGACGCCGAGCTCCTTGCGCACATTGTCGAGCACGCCCGGCCCGGAGCCGCCGACACCGCCGAGACGGGCCGCCTCCGCGCCGAGCTGGGCGATCTGGAAGGCGGAGAGCTGGTCGACCGGCCTGTCGAAGAGCAGGCGCGCCAGCACCTCGTCCTGCGGCAGGCTGGGCGAGGATTCGAAGCGGAACCGCGGGTTGGCGGCACCGCCCGTGACGAAGACGGTGATCGTCGCGCTGGAGGTCGTCGTCTGCGCCTCGAAATCGAGGATCGGATCGAACGACCCATCGAAGTCGACCAGCCCGCGCGAGAAGGTCAGGCGCCGCCCGAGCAGCGCCAGCGTACCGTCGCGCATCCGGAACCCGCCATCGACGACCGGGTCCGATGCCGGTCCCTTCATGGTCAGCGCGCCGCCCATGACCACGTCGAGCCCGCGCCCGCGGATGAAGACCCGGTTGCCGGCATCGACGGTGAGATCGAGCATCACCTGGAGCGGCTCGCCGCCCTCCTCGTCGTCGCCCCTGAGCTCCTTGTCCTGCGCGCGCACGGCCTCTGGCGCGTTGCGATGCTTCACGTCGAGCGTCGCTATGCTGGCGGGCAACCCGTCGGGAATGCTGATGAGCGTGCGCCCGAGCGTGATGCGCCCGGCGATCTCGGGCCGCGAGGCGAGCGGCCCCGTTACCGTCAGATCCGTGTCGAACGAGCCGTCGACGAGATTGTTGTTGGTCTTCAGGCGCACGTCGCGGCCGGTGATCTTGAGGTCGGCGGGAATGCCGTCTGCGGGGTCGAGCCCGACGGTGCCGGACACGGTGAGCTGGCCGTTGCCCTCCGTCTCCGCGGTAATGTGGTCGATGGCCAGCGCCCTCCTGGTGACGTTGGCGCTCATCCTGAGATTCTGCAGATCCGTCCCGGACTGGGGATCGCGGATCCGGCCGCCGCCGGACGACAACTGCCCGGAGATATCGGGATCGGCCATGGCGCCCGCGACCTTGAGATCGATATCGAGCCCGCCCTCGAAGGTCGAACCGCGCGCGGCCATGACGCCATTGGCGAGCGAGAGCGGCAGCGTTCCGCGCACCGCGATATCGAGCGCGCCGTCCGGGTCCATGGGCACCGAGCCGGTGACGTTGAGCGACATGTCCGGAATGCCGGTGACGCCCACATCGACACCCACGCGGTCCTTCTGCGTCTCGCCCTTCGCGGAGATCGCCATGGCCGGAACGCCGGCATCGCGCATGGCCGCCACCGACGCGCCCGTCCAGTCGAGCGCATAGGCGATCTGCGGCGCGGACGCCGCGCCCTTGACACTCACCGTGCCGGACATGGTGCCGGCGGGGTCGAGCCCTTCGGCGAAAGCGCCGGCCAGTGCCATGGGCAGCCGGTCGATCCGCGCGGAAAGGTCGAGCGACTCGCCGGCCGAGCCCTCCACCGCGATCCGCCCGTCGCCCGCCGCCACCACCGTGCGCGACAGCCGGACCGTGCCGCCATCGACGACGATGCGGGACGGCTCGGCGAGCGTCGCCACAATCCCGCGCGTCGCGGCCCGCATGCGCTCCAGATCGACGGTCACGACGGACTGCGCCACGCCGATCCGCCCGGCGGCGGAAATATCGGCGTCGGAGACCGTGCCGTCGACGCCAACGCGCGTCGCCCCGCTGTCGGCCTCCGCCGTCACGGCGAGCTTCGGAATGACGAGGCCACCCGCATCGATATCCGCGAGA from the Kaustia mangrovi genome contains:
- a CDS encoding ABC transporter ATP-binding protein produces the protein MLEVRDLSVQFSGLKALTDVSLDVAPGEVKALIGPNGAGKTTLFNAITGYVRPTSGRVALNGEEIQALTAHEIAAKGVSRTFQNGGLFGEMTVLENVLTGLHAEIPAGVLGTLLGLSSARRAEREAVARARRLLDLMDIAHMADQPVRDLSGGQQRMVEIVRALATEPPLLMLDEPAVGLAPPVRTQLMEIVRRLAGEEGVGIVLIEHAIDLVMKGADRIVVLAAGQVIAEGTPDEVRQNQDVLEAYLGHA
- a CDS encoding ABC transporter ATP-binding protein; translated protein: MRETVLTVAGLKVTYGKKEILRGVDFTVARGEVVTLLGANGSGKSSSLNAITGFVKPVGGSVTLEGTDIAGLPPHRTFAHGVVQVSQARDIFPDMAVEDNLRLGALLRREVRAADELERVYSYFPRLKERRRQHARTLSGGEQQMLAVGRALMSRPKIMLLDEPSGGLSPQFVNEVAEIMLKLKGDGVPMLIVEQNLHLAFAAADRFIILRDGEILEGGRVDALPENHEDIVRTIYL
- a CDS encoding dipeptidase, with product MTAASLHDDAIVIDGLIISNWSRDVFEDMRRGGLTAANCTCSVWEGFTDTMRNIARWKEWFRAHGDLICQVRTTDDIRRAKEDGRTGIILGFQNVSAFEDDLGYIELFKDVGVGIVQMAYNTQNFVGSGCYETRDSGLSDFGREVVAEMNRVGILCDLSHVGSRTSREVIEASEKPVAYSHCLPAGLKAHPRNKTDEELRFIAERGGFVGVTMFPPFLPKGPDSTVDDYVAAIDYVTNIVGEDAVGVGTDFTQGQPPEFYDWLVHDKGRARKLTDFGTIRNPDGIATIGDFPNLTAAMERAGWPERRIRGVMGENWLRLLGDVWG
- a CDS encoding branched-chain amino acid ABC transporter permease; the protein is MTDTDTSPLNATRKPASPERGDAHRWLFYLVPVAALAVPFLFNDYLQYVANLMLVYVLVAVGFNIVLGNLGQLAFANTAFFGMGAYATGLLMAKLAVPFWIAIWAGGLAGALAGFLASAAALRGIRMYYLAIMTLAFGELMRWTYIHAEAVTEGSSGLGVPTATVFGIPLDTEAARFYVFLAIVTLVVKATANLLRSRVGRAFQAIKDNELATAALGIPTSRYVILAFVWSGAVVGIAGGMFAIALGRVVPESFNLLELIMHFAMVMVGGVGSLAGSVLGGVVITAAPELFRSYPGMQELFLAVLIAFVLLFMPRGLASLLARVSPLFRERFYRE